One genomic window of Lepeophtheirus salmonis chromosome 5, UVic_Lsal_1.4, whole genome shotgun sequence includes the following:
- the LOC121119125 gene encoding endoribonuclease Arlr isoform X1 produces MSSILETPIMNHTYYFLRQNGAFTGSKRDFRNTLNELWFGIYDRDGDSRVRTLGSSGFEHVFVGELKNNEVGGFHHWVYFVKEEQKGNVEYLGKRGEISLGQYGKGFTGSFLWKNQVKCTGSMTVGTSPELDMALYTICALSRPNVDCKMTLHGKKVTIRAFEFSYRGRTHIGTAFPNFKQN; encoded by the exons ATGAGTTCAATTTTAGAAACTCCAATCATGAACCACACTTATTACTTCTTGAGACAAAATGGCGCATTTACTGGAAGCAAAAGAGACTTTAGAAATACACTTAATGAACTCTGGTTTGGGATCTATGACCGTGATGGCGATTCTCGAGTTAGAACATTAGGATCAAG tggaTTTGAGCATGTATTTGTCGGCgagttgaaaaataatgaagttgGAGGATTCCATCATTGGGTTTATTTCGTTAAGGAAGAGCAAAAAGGAAATGTAGAATATCTTGGGAAAAGAGGAGAAATTTCTCTTGGTCAG TATGGTAAGGGATTTACGGGATCCTTCCTATGGAAAAATCAAGTCAAATGTACAGGATCCATGACTGTTGGTACATCGCCTGAGTTAGATATGGCTTTATACACCATTTGTGCATTATCTAGACCCAATGTAGATTGTAAAATGACTCTGCATGGAAAGAAAGTAACCATTAGAGCATTCGAATTCTCATACAGGGGAAGAACACATATAGGAACGGCTTTTCCcaactttaaacaaaattaa
- the LOC121119125 gene encoding uridylate-specific endoribonuclease isoform X3 — translation MSWRTFLLLTLLTAGSTSCKTGKKKGGSTTTASTTSTTQAPVIKSCEGKCFEAFKSEDPCQCNDRCKSRGNCCDDYESLCSAQTQSTVSKSVVSGASCLGKCNQPFNIKKFLSM, via the exons ATGTCGTGGAGAACGTTCTTGCTCTTGACTCTCCTGACAGCTGGTTCTACTTCATGTAAAACTGGTAAGAAAAAAGGTGGCAGTACCACCACAGCGTCGACCACCTCTACGACTCAAG CACCAGTGATTAAATCCTGCGAGGGAAAATGCTTTGAAG CCTTCAAGTCTGAAGACCCATGCCAGTGTAATGATCGATGTAAATCCAGAGGGAATTGTTGTGATGATTATGAAAGTTTGTGTTCCGCACAAACCCAATCCACCG TTTCCAAGTCCGTTGTTTCTGGAGCCTCTTGCCTGGGAAAATGCAATCAAC cttttaatataaaaaaattcttgtcaATGTAA
- the LOC121119125 gene encoding uridylate-specific endoribonuclease isoform X2: MHSNHLGYLRRMSWRTFLLLTLLTAGSTSCKTGKKKGGSTTTASTTSTTQAPVIKSCEGKCFEAFKSEDPCQCNDRCKSRGNCCDDYESLCSAQTQSTVSKSVVSGASCLGKCNQPFNIKKFLSM; this comes from the exons ATGCATTCCAATCATCTAGGATATTTAAG AAGAATGTCGTGGAGAACGTTCTTGCTCTTGACTCTCCTGACAGCTGGTTCTACTTCATGTAAAACTGGTAAGAAAAAAGGTGGCAGTACCACCACAGCGTCGACCACCTCTACGACTCAAG CACCAGTGATTAAATCCTGCGAGGGAAAATGCTTTGAAG CCTTCAAGTCTGAAGACCCATGCCAGTGTAATGATCGATGTAAATCCAGAGGGAATTGTTGTGATGATTATGAAAGTTTGTGTTCCGCACAAACCCAATCCACCG TTTCCAAGTCCGTTGTTTCTGGAGCCTCTTGCCTGGGAAAATGCAATCAAC cttttaatataaaaaaattcttgtcaATGTAA